One Gemmatimonadota bacterium DNA window includes the following coding sequences:
- a CDS encoding CoA-acylating methylmalonate-semialdehyde dehydrogenase, which translates to MRDQKTNGCPLFIGGNWTGALDAATEPVFNPSDGSVIARTPMCGASEVDAAVRAAREALSDWSATPVVDRARILFRYVHLLEAHFEELSRLVTREHGKTLEEARGSVRRGIEVVEFACGAPTLLMGDALEEIASGIDCDTIRQPVGVCAGITPFNFPAMVPMWMYPIAIVCGNTFVLKPSEKVPLTAVRLVELLQEAGLPPGVMNLVHGGVDVVNALCTHPGIDAVSFVGSSPVARHVYQTATAHGKRVQAAGGAKNYMVILPDADPEFTVDALIGSVYGCAGERCMAGSVAVTVDDAARRVLPPLREALDGMKIGPTDRDPEADMGPVVTRQHLDKVHGYIAAGLSDGASLYRDGRGVEVPETPDGFYLGPTIFDEASTGMKIVREEIFGPVLSVIRTESLDKGIEACNQSGFGNAAVLFTGDGKAARTFRNRVSAGMVGINVGVPAPMAFFPFSGWNGSFFGDLHIQGKEGFAFYTRQKVTMSRWA; encoded by the coding sequence ATGCGTGATCAGAAAACGAACGGATGCCCACTGTTCATCGGAGGTAACTGGACCGGCGCGTTAGACGCGGCCACGGAACCGGTTTTCAATCCATCGGACGGCAGCGTGATCGCGAGGACGCCCATGTGCGGCGCTTCCGAAGTCGATGCCGCGGTTCGAGCCGCCCGGGAAGCCTTGTCAGATTGGTCGGCCACGCCGGTCGTGGACCGGGCCAGGATACTCTTCCGGTACGTGCATCTGCTCGAAGCGCATTTCGAGGAACTTTCCAGGCTGGTCACGCGGGAGCACGGCAAGACCCTGGAGGAAGCCCGAGGCTCGGTGCGGAGGGGCATCGAGGTCGTGGAGTTTGCCTGCGGGGCGCCGACGCTGCTCATGGGAGACGCACTGGAAGAGATTGCCAGCGGGATCGATTGCGACACCATCCGGCAGCCCGTGGGTGTCTGCGCGGGGATTACGCCCTTCAACTTCCCAGCGATGGTTCCCATGTGGATGTATCCCATCGCCATCGTCTGCGGAAACACCTTCGTGCTCAAGCCGTCGGAAAAGGTGCCGCTGACCGCCGTCAGGCTCGTGGAACTCCTGCAGGAAGCCGGACTGCCGCCCGGCGTGATGAACCTCGTGCACGGCGGCGTGGATGTGGTCAACGCCCTCTGCACCCATCCAGGCATCGATGCCGTTTCCTTCGTCGGGTCTTCGCCCGTGGCCCGGCACGTCTACCAGACCGCGACGGCTCACGGCAAGCGCGTGCAGGCGGCCGGCGGCGCAAAGAACTACATGGTCATCCTGCCTGACGCGGATCCGGAATTCACGGTGGATGCCCTGATTGGATCGGTATACGGCTGCGCCGGGGAGCGGTGCATGGCCGGCAGCGTGGCGGTGACGGTGGATGATGCAGCCCGACGCGTGCTGCCTCCGCTGCGCGAAGCCCTGGACGGGATGAAGATCGGCCCGACGGACCGGGATCCCGAGGCGGACATGGGGCCGGTGGTAACCCGGCAGCACCTCGACAAGGTGCACGGATACATTGCCGCGGGCCTGTCGGACGGCGCTTCGCTCTACCGCGATGGCCGGGGGGTCGAAGTGCCGGAAACGCCGGACGGATTCTACCTGGGTCCCACGATTTTCGACGAAGCGTCCACCGGCATGAAGATCGTCCGCGAGGAGATCTTCGGTCCGGTCCTCTCCGTAATCCGCACCGAAAGCCTCGACAAGGGCATAGAGGCTTGCAACCAGAGCGGATTCGGCAACGCCGCGGTCCTGTTCACGGGCGACGGAAAGGCCGCCCGGACGTTCAGGAACCGGGTGAGCGCGGGGATGGTGGGTATCAACGTGGGCGTGCCGGCCCCCATGGCGTTCTTCCCGTTCTCGGGCTGGAACGGCTCGTTCTTCGGCGACCTGCACATCCAGGGAAAGGAAGGTTTTGCCTTCTATACGCGGCAGAAAGTCACCATGAGCCGGTGGGCGTGA
- a CDS encoding Gfo/Idh/MocA family oxidoreductase, whose protein sequence is METLRIGIAGAGGMGGHHARLLSAREDVRVVSLFDTDPVAMNRMEKTLGPSAQGLNHYASLESMIDGETLDAIVIATPHTRHADQVRTSLEAELHVLVEKPMATTTRDARDFIKYSERADRVLAVAYQRHGEGKFIKAREMIGDGVIGDVRLVHVIIAQDCLGIFSPGASWRADPELSGGGHFMDTGSHINDILLWTTGLEPKSVHAFINPEGTQVDVNTAISVEFTNGAVGNLSYTSMSPEWREEFTFYGTEGVMRFGASEPLFVHRKGEDIRLPQTPGRGKPPAENFIEAILGEAEVQAPPICGLRVVQLTEAAYKSAESGKPEAVG, encoded by the coding sequence ATGGAAACGCTCCGAATCGGCATTGCGGGCGCCGGCGGCATGGGCGGCCACCACGCCCGGTTGCTGTCCGCCCGAGAAGACGTCCGGGTCGTGTCTCTGTTCGATACCGATCCGGTCGCGATGAACCGGATGGAAAAGACCCTGGGGCCGTCCGCACAGGGATTGAACCACTACGCTTCGCTCGAGTCGATGATCGACGGGGAGACATTGGACGCCATCGTCATCGCGACGCCCCATACCCGCCACGCGGATCAGGTCCGGACGAGCCTGGAGGCGGAACTGCACGTGCTCGTGGAAAAACCCATGGCAACGACGACGCGGGACGCACGGGACTTCATCAAATACTCGGAACGGGCGGACCGGGTGCTGGCCGTCGCCTACCAGCGACACGGCGAGGGGAAGTTCATCAAGGCCCGAGAGATGATCGGGGACGGCGTCATCGGCGACGTGCGCCTCGTCCACGTAATCATCGCCCAGGACTGCCTGGGGATCTTCAGCCCGGGTGCCTCGTGGCGCGCCGATCCCGAGCTGTCCGGCGGCGGGCACTTCATGGACACGGGCAGCCATATCAATGACATCCTGCTGTGGACGACGGGCCTGGAACCGAAGTCCGTCCACGCGTTCATCAACCCGGAAGGCACCCAGGTCGACGTGAATACGGCCATCTCGGTGGAGTTCACGAACGGCGCCGTCGGCAACCTGTCCTACACCTCCATGTCGCCCGAATGGCGCGAGGAGTTCACCTTCTACGGCACCGAAGGCGTGATGCGTTTCGGCGCTTCCGAGCCCCTCTTCGTCCATCGGAAGGGAGAGGATATCCGGCTGCCGCAGACTCCGGGCCGGGGGAAGCCCCCGGCGGAGAACTTCATCGAGGCCATCCTGGGCGAAGCGGAAGTGCAGGCCCCGCCGATCTGCGGCCTGCGCGTCGTGCAGTTGACCGAGGCGGCCTACAAATCGGCGGAGAGCGGCAAGCCCGAAGCCGTGGGCTGA
- a CDS encoding sodium:alanine symporter family protein translates to MENSLLEYVGNVQALVWGVSLLVLLGGTGLYLTILLKGVQFRSLWHALHLAFFRRREAGAEGDISHFQALMTALAATVGTGNIAGVATAIAAGGPGALFWMWMTGLVGMATKYSEAVLSVKYRETDSKGLMKGGPMYYISNAMGWKWMGAAYALFAALAAFGIGNMTQSNSMADVLQSSFGVDPWVTGVVLMIGTGLVLIGGIKSIGRAASLIVPTMIVLYILGGLTAILLNASAIPGIFELVVTHAFTPAAAAGGFAGAMVRQAVQFGVARGIFSNESGLGSAGIAAAAAQTKDPVTQALVSMTQTFIDTLVVCTITGFTIIGTGVWLSGDTGAPLTAAAFASGLPGGFGGYLVAVGLVLFAYSTILGWSYYGEKSVVYLLGERSALPYRMLFCLFVGVGAVSELELVWGVSDIMNGLMAFPNLVALLFLSPIVAAETRRYFGRHDAKTA, encoded by the coding sequence ATGGAAAACTCGCTGCTTGAATACGTCGGCAACGTGCAGGCCCTGGTATGGGGAGTGTCCTTGCTGGTGCTGCTGGGCGGCACGGGACTCTACCTGACCATACTGTTGAAAGGCGTGCAGTTCCGCTCCCTGTGGCACGCGCTCCACCTGGCATTCTTCAGGCGTCGCGAAGCCGGCGCCGAAGGCGATATCAGCCACTTCCAGGCCCTGATGACCGCGCTGGCGGCGACCGTCGGTACGGGAAACATCGCCGGCGTGGCCACGGCCATCGCGGCCGGGGGACCCGGCGCGCTTTTCTGGATGTGGATGACGGGCCTGGTGGGCATGGCCACGAAATACTCGGAAGCGGTCCTGTCGGTCAAGTACCGCGAGACGGATTCGAAGGGGCTCATGAAGGGCGGCCCCATGTACTACATCTCCAACGCCATGGGCTGGAAGTGGATGGGGGCGGCCTACGCGCTGTTCGCGGCGCTCGCGGCCTTCGGCATCGGCAACATGACCCAGTCGAACTCCATGGCCGACGTGCTCCAGAGCAGTTTCGGCGTGGACCCGTGGGTCACCGGCGTCGTCCTGATGATCGGCACGGGGCTGGTCCTGATCGGTGGGATCAAGAGCATCGGCCGGGCGGCCAGCCTGATCGTCCCCACGATGATCGTGCTGTACATCCTCGGCGGACTTACCGCCATCCTGTTGAACGCCTCGGCGATCCCGGGCATCTTCGAGCTCGTGGTCACCCATGCATTCACGCCCGCCGCGGCCGCCGGGGGTTTCGCGGGCGCGATGGTCCGGCAGGCGGTACAGTTCGGCGTGGCCAGAGGCATCTTCTCCAACGAGTCCGGCCTGGGCAGCGCGGGCATCGCCGCCGCGGCCGCCCAGACGAAGGACCCGGTCACCCAGGCCCTGGTGTCCATGACCCAGACCTTCATCGACACCCTGGTCGTGTGCACGATCACCGGTTTCACCATCATCGGTACGGGGGTCTGGCTGTCGGGCGACACGGGCGCGCCGCTCACCGCGGCGGCTTTCGCCAGCGGCCTGCCGGGCGGATTCGGGGGATACCTGGTCGCCGTGGGCCTGGTTCTGTTCGCCTATTCGACGATCCTGGGCTGGAGTTACTATGGCGAGAAATCGGTCGTATACCTGCTCGGTGAACGCTCCGCGTTGCCTTACCGCATGCTGTTCTGCCTCTTCGTAGGGGTCGGCGCCGTGTCGGAACTGGAACTGGTCTGGGGAGTCTCCGATATCATGAACGGACTGATGGCCTTCCCCAACCTGGTCGCCCTGCTCTTCCTTTCTCCCATCGTCGCCGCGGAAACCCGGCGGTACTTCGGCAGACATGACGCGAAGACAGCATAG
- a CDS encoding sodium:solute symporter family protein, translated as MGPETTIYVVVVVYFAVVLGIGAAAFRRSQPTAEDYFLGGRLAKSLVMFMALFGTNITPFLIMGISGLAYHHGYGVFGYTAAMAALIIPVAYYVIGYPAWIASRKLKAVTPAELLARRLDSPNLGRLLFVVYFVFMLPYLSTGVAGVGLAVDVFTQQAISFEVAAAGILVITLLYTTTGGMRATMWTNVFQGLVFGVFLYVSIFVVAADFGGVSGVMQEVARRFPELTATKDTPPFTTGNWFVWGMAMGLVVLAFPHLLVRVFAAKDVKSLKNSIRYYPIIMIGLMLVATLYGVWGRIEFPDFVGRDSDMVFPMVIRSHFGPLIQGLALAGILAAVMSTLDAQMLTLSSMLTRDVWYGLSQRRQVVLGRLFLVILGGIAYYIVILRPASIFALAQLSFSGFVTLTPIWLLGLHWRRFTAPGAITAIVAGNAVLVAMFYEWLPNPGLIPVAWSFMATSIVGVVVSLFTSPPPDSVTDPVMTPIRQAMGDG; from the coding sequence ATGGGTCCTGAAACGACCATATACGTCGTGGTGGTGGTGTACTTCGCCGTGGTATTGGGCATCGGCGCCGCCGCATTCCGCCGGTCCCAGCCGACGGCCGAAGACTACTTCCTCGGGGGCCGCCTCGCCAAGTCGCTCGTCATGTTCATGGCCCTCTTCGGCACGAACATCACGCCCTTCCTGATCATGGGCATTTCGGGGCTGGCCTACCATCACGGCTACGGGGTGTTCGGCTACACGGCGGCCATGGCGGCCCTGATCATCCCCGTGGCCTACTACGTCATCGGCTACCCCGCGTGGATCGCGTCCCGGAAACTGAAGGCCGTGACGCCCGCCGAACTGCTCGCCCGCCGGCTCGACAGCCCCAACCTCGGCCGGCTGCTCTTCGTCGTGTACTTCGTCTTCATGCTGCCCTACCTGTCCACCGGCGTCGCCGGCGTGGGGCTGGCCGTCGACGTGTTCACCCAGCAGGCCATCTCCTTCGAAGTCGCGGCGGCTGGCATCCTGGTCATCACGCTGCTTTACACCACCACGGGCGGCATGCGGGCCACCATGTGGACCAACGTGTTCCAGGGCCTCGTCTTCGGCGTGTTCCTCTACGTATCGATCTTCGTCGTCGCGGCCGATTTTGGCGGTGTATCAGGCGTCATGCAGGAAGTCGCCCGACGTTTCCCGGAACTCACGGCCACGAAAGACACGCCGCCCTTCACGACGGGCAACTGGTTTGTCTGGGGCATGGCCATGGGGCTGGTCGTCCTCGCCTTTCCCCATCTGCTGGTGCGCGTATTCGCCGCGAAAGACGTGAAATCACTGAAGAACTCCATCCGGTATTATCCCATCATCATGATCGGGTTGATGCTGGTGGCCACGCTCTACGGCGTGTGGGGCCGCATCGAATTCCCGGATTTCGTGGGCAGAGATTCCGACATGGTCTTCCCCATGGTGATCCGCAGCCACTTCGGTCCCCTGATCCAGGGGCTCGCCCTGGCCGGCATCCTGGCGGCGGTCATGTCCACCCTGGACGCTCAGATGCTCACCCTGTCGTCCATGCTCACCCGCGACGTGTGGTACGGTCTGTCCCAGCGCAGGCAGGTGGTGCTGGGCCGGCTGTTCCTCGTCATACTCGGCGGGATCGCCTACTACATCGTGATCCTCCGGCCGGCCTCCATTTTCGCCCTGGCCCAGTTGTCCTTCTCCGGTTTCGTCACGTTGACGCCCATCTGGCTGCTCGGCCTGCACTGGAGACGGTTCACGGCCCCGGGCGCCATCACGGCCATCGTCGCCGGGAACGCCGTGCTCGTCGCCATGTTCTACGAATGGCTGCCGAACCCGGGCCTCATCCCCGTCGCGTGGAGTTTCATGGCTACTTCCATCGTGGGCGTCGTGGTGTCGCTCTTCACGTCCCCGCCGCCCGATTCGGTTACCGATCCCGTGATGACCCCGATCCG